The nucleotide window tctctgatgctcgacATAAGTCATTTTTCTGTAATGTACAgagggctgggcgataattcaATAACATTAattatcgcaatatatatatttttagataaaaCAATAATGACAGTTTTATAAGCCTGCACTTCCGGAAGCCGCACGCAGTACAAGTGTCCAGCCATACAGTttacacatgtctttggactgtgggggacatgcataaacatgcaaactccacacagaaatgcccactggaTCAgccaggactagaaccagtgaccttcttgctgtgaggcaccagtgctaaccactgagccaccatgctggtgtttataaaaaagaaaaaactgaacagaacaaTACAGTACATTGTTGAGGCATGTGATGAGATTTGCATCAGAGTTCTGCTGAACTTTATTTGGAAAAGCTAAACAACAGGCACAcctgatatgaaacatgatatgaATTTAACTATCTCGCTACAAAGCCCTTTGAAGTCATTCTGGTGCcttaaaatttgcataaaaatgttaaaacaaaaaacagaacaaaatagcTCCGTTCATTAGATAATCAATAAATAGCCTACATTTaaaataactctaaaatgtgtgattatttataatgaatttcaataattcagttttatttttttttaaagtgctgtAAACTGAATCATTGTGTATCTTAATTACAGGATTATGTCATATTTTGTTGTTGCAAATTACCGCCAACCTGATAtgaccaagtaggacatgttcctagtttaacatctatgttgatcctggaacaacattccaatcagccaatcagaattaagggatatgtttacagtttatgtcaAGTTCACAGTTAGGTTTacgcacttctacatgattgttatccaactattattcccctctgattttggcaATAGTTTAGAGTTATGGTTGGGTATAGGGAATAGGTATGGGTTACAttttccaaagaaaaaaaaaacaaaaacaaaaagatgtTCTAGGATCAACATATATGTACGCATCGTACATCATGACGTGCTGTAAATGGTGTGCAAAATTATTAAGATTCTTGACAGATCTGAAAATATTGACTTTTTTGCCTTAATATGATTTTGATTGGCAAAACATGATTTAATATCATAGTGTTCATGAAAAAGTGTCTCCATGCAGATGGTGGCTCTGAGTGCAACACAAATCATATGGAACTAGTTTTACCGGGGTTTTTTGCAGATTTGACTTTGATATATATTAGTTTGCATCTCTCATGCAAAGTGTCAATACATTTCCTGAGAACTTCAACACTAATGTTATTTAATACCTTCAGCAGCTGAAACCAAAGGCTTTTCTTTGACTTCTGTGAAGGAATGTGGTTGTGTGACATTGACAGTGAAATAGACCTAGATCTTTTTTCTTGTTAGGAAACTGACCCAAATCTCTTTATGATGGCTTTATTCTGTGGTTTATAGAGCGTAATGATGAATTGATATTAGGGGTGATTCGTATGGATAACAACCCATGGTTTGAAACACATGTAACCAgcgtattaatatattttttttactttactaaatTTGTACAGTTCACAGAGACATTGCCTCTTGCATCATTCagatcacatgtatgaaagcatttaggcttttctgtaaaatataaacttgacggaagaagttgtggtaggctattcgggatgtggtgggtttcttaggttattaaaggtgttttgtCACTATATGATTAGCCTGCATTAACACATTCAGTTTAAGCTGCATGAATAATCATttaaagatcgggatctcaacacccacgcagcataaattataaatgatggggatttgcatatgtttataaaTACTTCAAATCACTgcatctgtgtttgaaaaacaaaactcaagaaagagattcagtctttagtttacaaacagtcaaataacacagaagtaccgGGGTAGCAGTTTATACTTTAGATATCaatgatgtttatggtaaagcttaaaatcaccatcatatgcatttaacttgacgATCAAAAATttaagttgtaggcagcaattacattatttaaccaataggtggcatagatccaaaaaatggtccaatccgtgactaaaaaaacataatatgatCCAAACCGTAAGATTTGTGATCCAATACACCACTACTTtgtatatatttagtttattttaggcgtcacagtgggtagcacaatcatctcatagcaagaaggtcactggttcgagcctcgactgggtcagttggcatttctgtgtggagtttgcatgttctccttgtattTGCATTGgatttcccccacactccaaagaccagtataggtgaattgggtaagctaaattgtccatagagtatgtatgtgaatgagtgtgaatggatgtttccaagtgatggattgcaactggaagggcatccgttgtttaaaatatatgctgcgtaagttggcggttcatcccgctgtggtccacccagattaataaagagactaagacgaaaagaaaattaatgaataattcattttatGGGTATTTTAACggacaaatcaaaacaaaaactacTAAAACCTACTGTAATtataccaatcaatcaatcaatcaatcaatcaatcaatcaatcaatccaattTACcattacagatttattaaatgcatCAATACTACACtgttgatttattaaaaataaccctTGCATAAGATTAATTTATTTCATACAATGAACTACTAAAAGAATCACTGTATTGATTCACTCGCAATAACTCACAAGAGCAGTCATTCACAAAACAGACAAGTAATGCATCACACTTCAGATTCCATTGCAATGTTGTGGTGCAGCTGAACAGGTTCTGGGCCTCACAATAAAACAAAGGTGAATATTGATTATTATAGTATAGATCCACAGTATACCATTAATCTGGATCGTCCTAATCCTATGAGAATACACACACTGAAATCTCTGAGCTGTGCATTATGAACAACACACtttcttttctttaaaattaatCCTGAGGTATAATAGTTGGACTAATGAGAGGATTATAGAACACTATAAAGCACAGTCATCCAGATGTTAGAGGTAACAAGGGCAGGGAAAGCAGTTAATTATGCAAAGGAAGTCTCGGAGGGTGTCTGCTGCTGGGGACTGATGAAAAGTACATCGTGCAGCATTCAGTCTGTCATGGTGAAAATGTAGGCTATGCGTGCGTACAGATTCTTTGCTTTTCTTGTGCAAAAAAATGGTGAAATCCTTTTGTTCAGTTGCTTGATCTAAAAAATATGAAGCATACGAGTCTGTTTCTTGATTAGAATATAATTACCCCAGTAATTTCAGATACTTAATTATTTCCCTAAGTATTTAATGTGATATAATTATCACTGTTACCATCATTATCAATGACGCAACCAAATTGCTCATTTAGGACTATTTTAGAGTTATAAAGAGCTTTGAGTGAGTGTTCCACTCACTGCTTATACGCAATAGCACAATACATCTCTAACTCTCTTTTAATAGGTTTTAATACTTCTGAATATCTGTATTTAGCCACAGATAAGTTATTTTTTCCAAACTGTACCCTGATTATTTCATTAAACTCAGCATTGTGAGCTTCATGCAATAATTCACACAATTCAGTGTGTTCTGTTTATAGTTATTATATAAGTTTTTTTCTGCTTACTGCATCCAATAATTACCTTTCCTTCTCTCCCTTGTGTTCTCTTTGCAGATGcacagaagaaataaaaaaaaaatgctggccaGGATTGTTTTCATTTGCTCCTTCTTTGCTGGTGCTAGTTTTGGAGATACTGAGTCCAAGGCGTCATACGGCGGAGCTTGCAAATCTTTGTGCACCTGTGAGGAGAAAGATGGAGTACTGTACGTGAACTGTGAGGAGAGAAACATAAGCAGAATCTCGGATGTGAAAGTACCATCAGATGTACCTTTTCATCTAAATTTATACAAAAATGACTTGGTGGAGTTACTTGCAGAGGACGTGGAGGCTTTCAAGAATGCCATTACCTTACATCTCGGTGCGAACAGCATACAGGAGCTCGAACCTGGCGTGTTTAGTGCACTGGGATCCCTGAAAAAGCTGCACATAAACAGCAATTTCCTGGTTATGTTGAAGGAGGACACATTCCAGGGGTTGGTAAATTTGGAGTACCTTCAGGCTGACACCAACTTCATCCGAGTGGTTGAGCCTGGGGCTTTCAGCAAGCTCATCCGTCTCAAAGTTCTGATCCTCAATGACAACTCAATCGACTTCCTTCCGAGCAACATTTTCCGCTTTGTGCCTCTGACACATTTGGATCTGCGCGGGAATAAGCTGCAGACACTGCCATACGTAGGTTTCCTGGAGCATATCGGTCGTATCATGGAGCTCCTGTTGGAGGATAACGACTGGGTGTGCAATTGCGAAATCTTGCATTTGAAGGTGTGGATTGAGAACATGCGAGCGCAGTCGTCTATCGGCGAGGTGGTCTGCAACAAGCCTGAAAATCTCAAGGGCACCTCGTTGGCCAGGGTCAAAAGAGATTCGCTTTGCCCCTCCCATGCTGACATCAATCTCGAAGAGCCATTACAGTCTCAAGACATGGTTGTCACTCCATCCACCAAGGTTGTCCAGATACCGAATGCCAAAGATGACGCAAAGAAACCCACCCCTGCAAACGGCCCCGAGACAGTCTGTGGATCAGTGTGCTCTTGTTACCCAAGTGCGGGTTTTTTAATGCACTGCGAAAACCGAGGCATTCAAAGGATATCGGATATAGGCATTCTCGAACAAAGCCCAACCAAGCTGTTTTTGTCTGGAAATATGATACAACGACTTTACAAGTATGATTTTGTGACATACGACACTTTGGATGTGCTTAATTTGTCCAACAACCAGATCGACTACATCGACAACGAAACCTTCCTGAGCTTGAGCAATCTAAAAAAGCTGCAACTGAATGGAAACAGGATAGAGAGAATCTCTGCAACTATGTTTCTCGGTCTTCACAACCTGGAGTACCTGTACTTGGAGTATAATGTCATCAAAGAGATTGAGGCGGGATCGTTTAATCCTTTGACAAATCTGAGACTCCTGTTCCTGAACAACAATCTACTCAACACACTCCCAGCGCAAATATTCCGCAATGTGCCCTTGGTGATGTTAAACCTAAGGAAAAACGTCTTTACGCACTTACCGGTGAGTAATGCCTTGGAGCAGCTCAGTTTTCTGGAGCAAATTTATCTTGAGGACAATCCCTGGGACTGCACTTGTGATTTGGTCAGCCTCAAACAGTGGGTGGAAAGGCTTACCAGGGATACTGTGGTGGGAACTATCTTATGCAAAACTCCACAAAAGCTGGCCGCTGTTGATGTTAGAAACCTGAAACATGACATACTCTGTCCTGGATTAGTCACTTATAAGTCCATAGGCAAACACACGGAGGATGTTTTTTTAGTCACGCCTGCTCCGCAAGGTGGCACCAGCAGCTTCTTCGGGTCTCTGAAAGAAGTGCCACTTTCAGTGCTCATCCTCTGCCTTCTCATCCTATTCCTGACCGTCATTTTCTGTTCTGCTGGGATAGTTGTGTTTGTGCTACACCGTCGGCGGAGGCAAGCCAAAAAGAAACAAGCTGAAGAGCAACCTCGCGAGAGCAGTCCCATCCACCTGCATTACAGCATGTACGGCCAGAAGACCACCCACCATGTAACCGAAAGGCAAGGACCTGTCATGTACGACGAACCATCGCGTAGCCCCATTGTTCAGGTTTGCCGAAACCCTAGTTACTGCTCCCAGCACAAAGAATACGAGCTAGGCGACTACGATAGTGAGAAAGCCAAGCATATCTGCCACAGTCTTCTTGATAAGGGCAATGAATCCCTGCCCAACGTGAAGTTCAGGGCCGTTTCCGACTATCCCGCTGAGTTTGTGGGTTTGGGAGATACCAGTTCCTTGTACAAGAGCATCTTAGAAAGGGAGCGGGAACTCCAACAGCTCAGCCTCACCGAATACCTCAGGAAAAACATTTCACAGCTACAACCAGCTGTGGACATGCAAGTCCCAAACCATCACAAAGAGCTGAAGCTCATGGAGACTCTCGTTTATACAAGGCCTCGGAAAGTTATGGTGGAACAGACTAAAAACGAGTACTTTGAACTCAAAGCCAACTTACATGCTGAACCAGACTATTTAGAAGTCTTAGAGCATCAAACGACTTTCAACTGAGATAAGTACACTGTATACTTTGATACTCCAAGTGCCTTGAGAGTTTATTCTGGGTTATAGAGAGATATAACACAACAAATCCAGAGTAGAGGCGATTCTCACGATGCAATCATTCGATGTGGACACGATGTCTATTTTTCAGGTGGACCTTTGCTATCGGACATGCAGAAAGAGCCACAGAGTTACGTCTTCGGACGCGATTGGCTTTGATAGCAGCGTATTTGTTGTGCGTTGTGGTTAATGCATTCTCTTTATGTTTACTACACAGTAGAGAGACTAGCATAGATTCACTTCACATTTCTATCTCTGTATCTCTAATGTACGTGGCAGATCTTTTAACTCTGTAGCAAGGGAAGAAAAcatgttttctttcattttttttttctgtcagacagAACATTTATGGTTAGTTAAAACATTCCCTGATTTGCTAAGCTTTGAATTAAACATGCCCAACACAGTTTTCgtgcattaaatattaaataatgggGGTACTTGGATCTGAAGATGCTGGAAAattgcatttattaataaataaggcGCCATCAACAGCAAGCGGCTTGCCAAGCGGCTATTGTTTTGACCCTAAGGTCAGACTTTATGAGTGGGCTCATTTATCGTGTCTGAAATTGCCGTCTCACCTGGAATTCTCAACACGCCCGGAGAGTTTGTTCACAAATTATGTCATACAGACCCACTTGCTCATTACCTCCACTGTTTCTGATATGGACAAAAACTCTGCTGGGCTTCTTTCTCGGAGAAAATGAAAAGAATTGCACTACTTAAAATACCATTTGAAAGTGGTTGATGACAATCACGTTGTGAGTCCGCACAGTCTATGCCATTTTTCGTTTCCAATTGGAAAACTGAGTAGTGTAGCTTCTGGTTTGTATATTAATGTTGTTTGAAGTTCCTTTCGAAAACACAAATCATATCCGACTATTTTCTTTCAGCATGACAATTATGCAGGGTGTTTTATCTTCATCAACTGGCTGGAGAAGAAAAGAATttctatatctatatatgtacatgtatagAGAAAATATGCACACAGACTATTGTGTTAAGCCTTGAAATGTTTTACTGTATGGAAGAGCACCATAGCTTTATTTTGTACAAGTGTGGATGAGAGTTATTTATTCTGTATATTTGtacataattttacatttatatgtttGTGTGCCTTTAACGTGGTACCAATTAAGCTGtacataacaaaataataataaaaatatatataataaattggaTGTACTGCAATATCATGTCCAGTAACACAGATAGCACATGGTACAAATAAATAAGGAGGAGAAAGAATGAGAATCAATGGAAAATTCTTTCTCGACTGGTGTTGATATACTCTAACGCAGCATATCTGATGCCAATAATAAAATGAAGCGAACCATTAAATCGTGAAATTGCTAAATAAATTGTTTTGCGAGTTCTAAAAGAGATGTTGAAGCAGATTATTGAGCATTtggttttaaataatgtgtcactTGTTTTAAGTTTAAGTTGATACACATGACAAGATGgagaatttattattaatatttgctggCATAAATCTCTCAGAGACCACATTTCCAAACAGAGCCAGCCCTCCTTATAACTGAACTTTGCGGCTGCTAAGGGCCCCACCACCACTAGGGAACCCCCACAACCCGCTAGTTGTCCGAGCCGTTTCCATGctgaaatagtttttatttccattttacaAAAGATGATTGCTTTAGCacttaaatatttatacatttttactgaaaataaaaataaataaattgactaaaGCTGAAACTGTTTTCGTGTAAAGGTCATGTGATCAACAGGAAGCTCGCAGCATCTTATTTCTCATATGGGTTTTGTGTTCTCACAGTCCAAATTTGTTCTTCCAAGGTACCCTGCAAGACCGATCGGCCACTGCAAGAACACTTATCTGTGCACAGACACAGTCATGGCCTTTGCTTCATTCCCTGCTCCTAATTTAATTTAGAAATTGAGCCATGAAAATGAAACTATTGCTATTATTTAGGGGTTGTAAAATTGAGAGGGAAAATGAATTTTAACATCGCTTTAAAGTGCTAATGATGATGTTAAAGACATAATCTAGTAgcacatttattgaaaataagcAACTACACAGTAATAAACATTGCTACTTATATGAAATATGTTATTTTGTTCCAGGTTTCACAGACCCAGTTTTATAATCTTAGTCTAAAACGCATTTTACTGACATGTACTGAAATGTCTTGCACATATTTTGCACACTGGTAATATTTTCCTGAGACATGCTTATTAAAGTTATGTCCTAATTGAATTAATCATAGTCAAGCTCTGGACCCTGCATCTCAAAGATCTAATATACTAATTCTTATAGAAAAAACCCTCAATGTAAGCAGCAAAGAAGGAGACTGAAGGGAATAATAAAGTTTGTGTTTGGGTAATGACATTAACTCAGTATTTGTTGCTTCTCTTTTTCTCATTTCTTCATAGTTAGGCCTACTTTATACTATTTGCTCATTTAAATTTCTATGGATCAATACTTGCGTTGTATAATGTTGTTTTGTTGAGTTcagaatgtatattttaataataagtaatGCAATTCACTTTTGGCTAAACATTGTTCACTGTTGTTTCATTGCAGGCTTTCtgctttttaaatgaattatatatatatatatatatatatatatatatatatatatatatatatatatatatatatatatatatatatatatatatatatatatatatatatacatacatacacaaacacacagttaaaattattagaattattagcccccctttgacttttttttttcttttttttttttacatatttcctaaatgatgtttaacagagcaaaaaatgttcacagcatgtctgataatattttgttttctggaaaaagtcttatttgttttattttggctagaataaaagcagtttttaattttttaaacactattttaagatcaaaattattagcccctttaaggatatttttttcgatagtctacagaacaaaccatcattatacaataacttgcctaattaacctaacctgcctagttaccctaattaccctagttaagcctttaaatgttactttaattattagatttattagaaatgagttatgaaaactattatgattacaaatgtgctgaaaaatctgctcttcgttaaacaaaaattggggaaaaaataaacaggggggctaataattctgacttaatctatatatatatatatatatatatatatatatatatatatatatatatatatatatatatatatatatatatatatatatatatatatatatatatatatatatttatatatacatttgtttgtatgtaaaaacatacatacatatatacatacatatatatcaaCTCTACATATATATAACTCAACCTAGAATCTTTTTTTGAATCTTCAATCTGTTtgctaaattaatataatatgttttaaaCACTCCAGAAGGTCACTGATCCCTTTATTAAACATTGTTAAATCCTTCATTTTTGAAGCTGCTAATTGACAAAAACAGAGctgttttaaaatcattcagacaGTTATGAAGTAGAGAAAATCAGGCTTTACTTTTCCgtttcatttattgtatttaataagcaataaaaTAATTGTGGGCCAGTTTGCAATGGCAATACTCCACTATTCAGAGCAAGGTAGGGCTCCAAAATAATCTGCTTAAGGCCTCCAAATGTACAAAGCCGGCCCTGATTCCAAATAtaggtttttaacattttaaaagagaTGTTGAATCCAATAAAATATTACAGgcgaaaaaaaaattgtcacttgaTAGAAGTTGGTCAAAATAATGTAGAAAGGCAACAAGGCAAAGAGATTTGTCCTCGACCATTAAAACCAAGATCAAATATGTGCATAATGACATAAAATATCACCAGATATGGATTACACTCAAGCAAAACTAGTTGTCTAGCTCTAATATATCATCAATACATTCTCTGGTTTGTGAAGTAGTTTGTGTTTTGGGTCAAAAAGCCAACTTTCAAGGTGCAAAATATGAGATTTCAAAAATAGCCGGAATATCATTTCATCCATAATAGCACCGAAACACTAAATCACATCCAAACATCCTACAAAAGTCATGTCAACAGTGAGTTTGTGAACTTGACAGCGTGCTATTGCAAAACTAGCCTCTGCCAGACCCTGGATTCTCAAAAGaggctttttttttattgagcatGCAAGCAGCGTGCAACATTCAATTGCTCCTCAGCTTCTTTTCATCCACTCCACACTTTCATCTTCCCCTTCTCCTCACATAAGTGGCTTTCCAATATTTTCCATTAACCATCAGCTAGAATCATTCACATCAACCTGAGTAATTTCCGCCTTCCCTTGAGA belongs to Danio rerio strain Tuebingen ecotype United States chromosome 1, GRCz12tu, whole genome shotgun sequence and includes:
- the slitrk6 gene encoding SLIT and NTRK-like protein 6 precursor, whose product is MHRRNKKKMLARIVFICSFFAGASFGDTESKASYGGACKSLCTCEEKDGVLYVNCEERNISRISDVKVPSDVPFHLNLYKNDLVELLAEDVEAFKNAITLHLGANSIQELEPGVFSALGSLKKLHINSNFLVMLKEDTFQGLVNLEYLQADTNFIRVVEPGAFSKLIRLKVLILNDNSIDFLPSNIFRFVPLTHLDLRGNKLQTLPYVGFLEHIGRIMELLLEDNDWVCNCEILHLKVWIENMRAQSSIGEVVCNKPENLKGTSLARVKRDSLCPSHADINLEEPLQSQDMVVTPSTKVVQIPNAKDDAKKPTPANGPETVCGSVCSCYPSAGFLMHCENRGIQRISDIGILEQSPTKLFLSGNMIQRLYKYDFVTYDTLDVLNLSNNQIDYIDNETFLSLSNLKKLQLNGNRIERISATMFLGLHNLEYLYLEYNVIKEIEAGSFNPLTNLRLLFLNNNLLNTLPAQIFRNVPLVMLNLRKNVFTHLPVSNALEQLSFLEQIYLEDNPWDCTCDLVSLKQWVERLTRDTVVGTILCKTPQKLAAVDVRNLKHDILCPGLVTYKSIGKHTEDVFLVTPAPQGGTSSFFGSLKEVPLSVLILCLLILFLTVIFCSAGIVVFVLHRRRRQAKKKQAEEQPRESSPIHLHYSMYGQKTTHHVTERQGPVMYDEPSRSPIVQVCRNPSYCSQHKEYELGDYDSEKAKHICHSLLDKGNESLPNVKFRAVSDYPAEFVGLGDTSSLYKSILERERELQQLSLTEYLRKNISQLQPAVDMQVPNHHKELKLMETLVYTRPRKVMVEQTKNEYFELKANLHAEPDYLEVLEHQTTFN